The Nakamurella antarctica genomic interval CCTACGAGTCCCTGGGGCCGATCTTGGAGAAGATCTCCGCCCACGTCGACGGCGTCCCATGCTGCACCCACGTGGGTACCGATGGCGCCGGCCATTTCGTGAAGATGATCCACAACGGCATCGAATACGCCGACATGCAGTTGATCGCGGAGGCCTATCAGTTGCTCCGTACCGCTGCCGGCTTGACCCCGGTGGAGATCGCCGACGTCTTCGCAGAGTGGAATACCGGCGAACTCGAATCGTTCCTCGTGGAGATCACCGCGCAGGTGTTGCGCCAAGTGGACGCCGAAACAGGCTCCCCACTGGTCGATGTCATCCTTGATGCCGCGGGCCAGAAGGGCACCGGCACGTGGACGGTGCAGACCGCGTTGAATCTGGGCGTTCCGGTGTCCGGTATCGCCGAAGCGGTGTTTGCCCGCGGGCTCTCCTCGGCAGCGCACCAGCGTGCCGGAGCGCAGAAGATCGGCTTACCCGGCCCCAGCAGCCCCTGGGTCGTCGAAGACAAGGACGCGTTCATCGAGCAGGTGCGGTTGGCGCTGTACGCCTCCAAACTGGTGGCCTACGCGCAGGGCTTCGACGTCATCGCAGCGGGAGCTAAGGAGTACGGCTGGGATATCGACAATGGCGCCATGGCTCGCATCTGGCGCGGCGGCTGCATCATCCGTGCGGTGTTCCTCAACCGCATCACCGAGGCTTTTGACGAAGATGCGAGTCTGCTGTCTCTCCTTTTCGCGCCGTACTTCACGGAAGTGATGACGCGGGCGCAGGACGCCTGGCGCGCCGTGGTCGCTGGCAGTGCGCTCTCCGGCATTGCGACGCCGGGCTTCTCGTCGTCGCTGGCCTATTACGACGGACTCCGCGCAGAGCGCTTGCCGGCCTCCGTGATTCAGGGTCAACGCGATTTCTTCGGCGCCCACACTTACAAGCGCGTCGACAAGGAGGGCACCTTCCACACGCTGTGGTCGGGCGATAAATCTGAGGTCGAGGCCTCTTAGAACTAGCGGGCCCCGCCTGTCGAAGCAGCGGTCTCGGCAGGTGGGGACCAGCCAAGTTTGGGTACTCGGGGGTAGTCACCGACGACTAAACTCCGATCCATGACTCATGTACTTACCGCGGTGGCATGGCCCTATGCCAACGGC includes:
- the gndA gene encoding NADP-dependent phosphogluconate dehydrogenase; translation: MTADHRTENAKLADIGVTGLAVMGSNLARNFASKGFVTAVHNRTSAKTRALIEQHGGDGEFIASETTADFVASLAVPRKIIIMVKAGAPTDAVIDELSALLEPGDILVDGGNSQFLDTRRREETAREKGIHFVGSGISGGEEGALLGPSIMPGGSAQAYESLGPILEKISAHVDGVPCCTHVGTDGAGHFVKMIHNGIEYADMQLIAEAYQLLRTAAGLTPVEIADVFAEWNTGELESFLVEITAQVLRQVDAETGSPLVDVILDAAGQKGTGTWTVQTALNLGVPVSGIAEAVFARGLSSAAHQRAGAQKIGLPGPSSPWVVEDKDAFIEQVRLALYASKLVAYAQGFDVIAAGAKEYGWDIDNGAMARIWRGGCIIRAVFLNRITEAFDEDASLLSLLFAPYFTEVMTRAQDAWRAVVAGSALSGIATPGFSSSLAYYDGLRAERLPASVIQGQRDFFGAHTYKRVDKEGTFHTLWSGDKSEVEAS